A portion of the Clostridium gelidum genome contains these proteins:
- the nusA gene encoding transcription termination factor NusA — MNEEFVGALKELIKEKGISEELLFTTIQDAMVAAYKKNYANANTNAQNVKVNMDRETGEIHVYAQKTVVDEVYDDVTEISLEDAKELSPRNEVDDIINIEVTPKNFGRVAAQLAKQVVTQRIKEAERNIIYDEYKEKEFDIITGIILRKDKGIVFVNLGKLEGIIGPNEQIPNEEYNFNERLKLYIVEVKNGTKGPQIHVSRTHPGLVKRLFELEVPEIFEGVVEIKNISREAGSRSKIAVYSNNEEVDPMGACVGPKGARVQSIVNELKNEKIDIIKWSKKPEEFIANSLSPAKVLEVVVNEDNKTCKVVVDDNQLSLAIGKEGQNVRLAAKLTNWKIDIKNKTQKDAQDAEEERILNTEVEIENENTTDLSELEISDDIEVDDSNEDASIEKIEE, encoded by the coding sequence ATGAATGAAGAGTTTGTAGGTGCTCTTAAAGAATTAATTAAAGAAAAGGGGATTTCAGAAGAGTTACTTTTTACAACAATTCAAGATGCAATGGTTGCAGCATATAAGAAAAATTATGCTAATGCTAATACAAATGCGCAAAATGTAAAAGTAAATATGGACAGAGAAACGGGAGAAATACATGTCTATGCTCAGAAAACAGTAGTAGATGAGGTATATGATGATGTAACAGAAATTTCACTTGAGGATGCAAAAGAATTAAGTCCTAGAAATGAAGTTGATGATATTATAAACATAGAGGTGACTCCAAAAAACTTTGGAAGAGTTGCAGCTCAACTTGCAAAGCAAGTTGTTACTCAAAGAATTAAAGAAGCTGAAAGAAATATAATATATGATGAATATAAAGAAAAGGAATTTGATATAATTACAGGAATTATACTAAGAAAAGACAAAGGTATCGTTTTTGTTAATTTAGGAAAATTAGAAGGTATAATAGGCCCTAATGAACAAATTCCAAATGAGGAATATAATTTCAATGAAAGGTTAAAACTATATATAGTTGAAGTTAAGAATGGAACAAAGGGTCCTCAAATACATGTTTCAAGAACACATCCAGGATTAGTTAAAAGATTATTTGAACTTGAAGTACCAGAAATTTTTGAAGGCGTAGTTGAAATTAAGAATATTTCAAGAGAAGCAGGTTCAAGAAGTAAAATAGCTGTATATTCTAACAATGAAGAAGTAGATCCAATGGGAGCTTGTGTAGGACCTAAAGGAGCAAGAGTACAAAGTATAGTTAATGAACTTAAAAATGAAAAGATAGATATAATAAAATGGAGTAAAAAGCCAGAAGAATTTATAGCTAATTCATTAAGTCCAGCAAAAGTTTTAGAAGTAGTAGTTAATGAAGATAACAAAACTTGCAAGGTTGTTGTAGATGATAATCAACTATCACTAGCAATTGGTAAAGAAGGTCAAAATGTAAGACTTGCAGCTAAACTTACAAATTGGAAGATAGATATTAAGAATAAAACTCAAAAAGATGCTCAAGATGCAGAAGAAGAAAGAATTCTAAACACTGAAGTAGAAATAGAAAATGAAAATACTACGGACTTAAGTGAATTAGAAATTTCAGATGATATTGAAGTTGATGATTCAAATGAAGATGCTTCAATTGAAAAAATAGAAGAATAG
- a CDS encoding phosphatidate cytidylyltransferase, producing the protein MKSNNRYLGAAIIAPFIIFVFLGGMYLKGFVFALSIVAIWEFYNALKEKNFKPIRSAGYILLVIYYLLNNNFELMMYVIVAAAFILLILPVINSEYTFIDVSLTLLGFIYCGILFGFVYLVSAKPAGEFLIWIIFIGSWLSDTAAFYSGKFFGKHKLSPRVSPKKTIEGSIGGLIGATIFTGIFGIIVQRYINIMPIYNYFIIGALCGIFGQFGDLVASSIKRYVGIKDYSNLIPGHGGILDRFDSIIFSATVVFYYLTFIIKL; encoded by the coding sequence TTGAAGTCTAATAATAGATATTTAGGTGCTGCGATAATTGCTCCATTTATAATATTTGTTTTTCTTGGAGGAATGTATCTTAAAGGCTTTGTATTTGCATTATCTATAGTGGCAATTTGGGAATTTTATAATGCGCTAAAAGAGAAAAATTTCAAACCAATAAGAAGTGCGGGATATATTCTTTTGGTAATATATTATCTTCTAAATAATAATTTTGAACTAATGATGTATGTTATTGTTGCAGCAGCATTTATATTATTAATACTTCCAGTTATAAATTCGGAATATACGTTTATTGATGTTTCATTAACACTATTAGGATTTATATATTGCGGAATTTTATTTGGTTTTGTATATTTAGTTAGTGCAAAACCAGCGGGTGAATTTTTAATTTGGATTATATTTATTGGTTCATGGCTTTCAGACACAGCAGCTTTTTATAGTGGCAAATTTTTTGGTAAACATAAACTTTCACCTAGAGTATCACCTAAAAAAACTATAGAAGGTTCAATAGGGGGACTTATAGGAGCGACGATTTTTACTGGAATTTTTGGAATTATAGTACAAAGATATATAAATATTATGCCAATATATAATTATTTTATAATAGGTGCTTTGTGCGGAATATTTGGTCAATTTGGAGATTTAGTTGCGTCTTCAATAAAAAGATATGTGGGAATTAAGGACTATAGTAATTTAATACCAGGACATGGAGGAATATTAGATAGATTTGATAGTATAATATTCTCAGCAACTGTTGTTTTTTATTACTTAACTTTTATAATAAAACTTTAG
- a CDS encoding isoprenyl transferase, which translates to MLNIFKSKKEYKENFDLDMNNIPNHIAIIMDGNGRWAKEQNLPRSMGHKAGVETIRIILKEATRLGVKNLTLYAFSTENWSRPKDEVGTLMKLLVTYLRKELKECHENGVRMNVLGDITKLPQECQKALNEAIETTKNNTKINLSFALNYGGRDEIVRAIKLISSDVKNNIIKEDEINEKLVEEYLYTKDIPDPDLIIRPSGEQRISNFLLWQCAYSEFWYSDINWPDFKEIDLKRAIVDYQNRDRRFGKVK; encoded by the coding sequence ATGTTAAATATATTTAAATCAAAAAAAGAATATAAAGAAAATTTTGACTTGGATATGAATAACATACCAAATCATATAGCTATAATAATGGATGGGAATGGACGATGGGCCAAAGAACAAAATTTGCCAAGAAGCATGGGACATAAGGCAGGGGTTGAAACTATTAGAATAATCCTAAAAGAAGCTACAAGACTTGGTGTGAAGAATTTAACTTTATATGCTTTTTCAACTGAGAATTGGTCAAGACCTAAGGACGAAGTTGGAACATTAATGAAGCTTTTAGTTACTTATTTAAGAAAAGAGTTAAAAGAATGTCATGAAAATGGCGTTAGAATGAACGTTTTAGGTGATATTACAAAATTGCCACAGGAATGTCAAAAAGCTTTAAATGAAGCTATAGAAACTACTAAGAATAATACAAAGATAAACTTAAGTTTTGCTTTAAACTATGGTGGAAGAGATGAAATAGTTAGAGCTATTAAGCTTATTAGTTCAGATGTAAAAAATAATATAATAAAAGAAGACGAAATTAATGAAAAGTTGGTAGAAGAATATTTATATACTAAAGATATACCAGATCCGGATTTAATTATTAGACCATCTGGAGAACAAAGAATTAGTAATTTCTTGCTATGGCAATGTGCTTACTCTGAATTTTGGTATTCTGATATAAATTGGCCAGATTTTAAAGAAATAGATTTAAAAAGAGCCATAGTGGATTATCAAAATAGGGATAGGCGCTTTGGAAAAGTTAAATAG
- the tsf gene encoding translation elongation factor Ts, with product MANISAQLVKELREMTGSKMMDCKKALVETDGDIEKAVEFLREKGLSDAAKKSSRVAAEGVVKTYIADDKKSGAVLEFNCETDFVALNEEFVAFADKLAKIAVEKSIATVEELLNEKFDGETVVSESLKALIAKLGENMSVRRFTKFSVENGVVKSYIHGGGRIGVLVEVACDKDSEVLDEVGKEVCMQIAASNPLFLSKDDVDTESMDKEKEIYRVQALNEGKPEKIVDKMVMGRINKYFKEVCLLEQPWVKDGDKSIAKFLEEKSKEVGSPITVTRFVRYERGEGIEVEKVDFAEEVARQIGK from the coding sequence ATGGCAAATATAAGTGCACAATTAGTTAAAGAACTAAGAGAAATGACTGGTTCTAAAATGATGGATTGTAAAAAAGCTTTAGTAGAAACAGATGGAGATATTGAAAAAGCTGTTGAATTTTTAAGAGAAAAAGGACTTTCCGATGCAGCTAAAAAATCTAGTAGAGTTGCTGCAGAAGGTGTAGTTAAAACATATATTGCAGATGATAAGAAAAGTGGAGCAGTTCTTGAATTTAACTGTGAAACAGATTTTGTTGCTTTAAATGAAGAATTTGTTGCTTTTGCTGATAAGTTAGCTAAAATAGCAGTTGAAAAGTCAATTGCTACAGTAGAAGAACTTCTTAATGAAAAGTTTGATGGAGAAACTGTAGTTTCAGAAAGCTTAAAAGCTTTAATAGCAAAACTTGGTGAAAACATGTCAGTTAGAAGATTCACTAAATTCTCTGTTGAAAATGGAGTAGTTAAGAGCTATATTCATGGTGGTGGAAGAATTGGAGTTCTAGTAGAAGTTGCTTGCGACAAAGATTCAGAAGTTCTTGATGAAGTTGGAAAAGAAGTTTGTATGCAAATTGCTGCTTCAAATCCATTATTCTTAAGCAAAGATGATGTTGATACAGAATCTATGGATAAAGAAAAAGAAATCTATAGAGTTCAAGCTTTAAATGAAGGAAAACCTGAAAAAATCGTTGATAAAATGGTTATGGGAAGAATTAATAAGTACTTTAAAGAAGTTTGTCTTTTAGAACAACCATGGGTTAAGGATGGCGATAAGTCAATTGCTAAATTCTTAGAAGAGAAATCTAAAGAGGTTGGTTCTCCAATTACAGTAACTAGATTCGTAAGATACGAAAGAGGAGAAGGAATCGAAGTTGAAAAGGTAGACTTTGCTGAAGAAGTTGCAAGACAAATCGGTAAATAG
- the dxr gene encoding 1-deoxy-D-xylulose-5-phosphate reductoisomerase has protein sequence MRKLSILGVTGSIGTQTLDVIRKSNGELGLIGITANTSVEKVIEIIEEFKPLYVAMMDLKSAYEIKNYCKKQNKAIEVLEGIEGLNKIASLDEIDIVLTSVVGMIGLGPTMKAIKAKKDIALANKETLVVAGEIVMKAAKENNIKILPVDSEHSAIFQALRGNDINTLRKVILTASGGPFRGKIIDELKEIKVEDALKHPKWNMGRKISIDSATLMNKGLEVIEAHWLFNCDYDNIQVVVHPQSIIHSMVEYTDGSIIAQLGAQDMKLPIQYALNYEKRGNLIADTIDFYEISKLTFEKPDSDTFKALNLSFKAGKIGGLMPTILNGANEAAVELFLDKKIKFLEISDIIEKCMELFKAEVKNELTLENIIDLDKRVKEYVVETSVL, from the coding sequence ATGAGAAAACTTTCTATACTAGGGGTTACGGGTTCCATAGGAACTCAAACTTTAGATGTAATTAGAAAATCAAATGGAGAATTAGGATTAATAGGAATAACCGCAAATACTTCAGTAGAAAAGGTTATTGAAATAATAGAAGAGTTTAAACCTCTTTATGTAGCTATGATGGATTTAAAAAGTGCTTATGAAATAAAGAATTATTGTAAAAAACAAAATAAAGCAATTGAAGTTTTAGAAGGTATAGAAGGGCTTAATAAAATAGCCTCTTTAGATGAAATTGACATAGTATTGACATCTGTAGTTGGTATGATAGGATTGGGACCTACTATGAAGGCTATAAAAGCTAAAAAGGATATTGCCCTTGCTAATAAAGAAACTTTAGTTGTTGCAGGGGAAATTGTAATGAAAGCTGCGAAAGAAAATAATATAAAGATACTTCCAGTAGATTCAGAACATAGTGCTATCTTTCAAGCTTTAAGAGGAAATGATATAAATACATTAAGAAAAGTTATTTTAACTGCATCAGGAGGCCCTTTTAGGGGGAAAATAATAGATGAATTAAAAGAAATAAAAGTAGAGGATGCACTAAAGCACCCAAAGTGGAATATGGGAAGAAAAATCTCTATAGATTCTGCAACACTTATGAATAAAGGACTTGAAGTAATAGAAGCACATTGGCTTTTCAATTGTGATTATGATAATATACAAGTTGTAGTACATCCACAAAGTATAATACATTCTATGGTAGAATATACTGATGGAAGTATAATAGCACAACTTGGAGCACAAGATATGAAATTGCCAATACAATATGCTCTCAATTATGAAAAAAGAGGAAATCTTATTGCGGATACAATAGATTTTTATGAAATATCAAAATTAACTTTTGAAAAACCAGACTCAGATACGTTTAAGGCATTAAATTTATCATTTAAAGCTGGGAAAATAGGCGGACTTATGCCAACTATTTTAAATGGAGCTAATGAAGCAGCCGTAGAGTTATTTTTAGATAAGAAAATAAAATTTTTAGAAATTTCAGATATAATAGAAAAATGTATGGAATTATTTAAGGCTGAAGTTAAAAACGAATTAACACTAGAAAATATTATTGATTTAGATAAAAGAGTAAAAGAATATGTTGTAGAAACATCAGTACTTTAA
- the ispG gene encoding flavodoxin-dependent (E)-4-hydroxy-3-methylbut-2-enyl-diphosphate synthase yields the protein MKRRISKKIKVGNIYVGGDAPITVQSMTTTQTKNIDDTLEQIKKLYDAGCDIIRCAVLDMDDAEGLREITKKSPIPVVADIHFDYKLALKAIENGVSALRINPGNIGSIDRIKILKEACVEKQIPIRIGVNSGSLEKDILEKYGMPTAEGLVESALRHVKILEDLDFHEIVISIKSSNVSMMIDCYRLIAGRCDYPLHLGVTEAGTIQRGTIKSSIGIGTLLAEGIGDTIRVSLTTDPIHEIKVGIEILKTLGLKKKGVEFVSCPTCGRTQINLIKIAEEVEKRLETYKKDIKVAVMGCVVNGPGEAREADIGIAGGIGEGIIFKNGKVIKKVKEEDLVDALMEEIDKL from the coding sequence ATGAAAAGAAGAATTTCAAAGAAGATTAAAGTTGGAAATATATATGTTGGGGGAGATGCCCCTATTACAGTACAATCAATGACTACAACTCAGACTAAAAATATAGATGATACATTAGAACAAATAAAAAAGTTATATGATGCAGGCTGCGATATTATAAGATGTGCAGTACTAGATATGGATGATGCGGAAGGTTTAAGAGAAATAACAAAGAAATCACCTATTCCAGTAGTTGCAGATATACATTTTGATTATAAGTTAGCTTTAAAAGCAATTGAAAATGGAGTTTCAGCTCTTAGAATAAATCCTGGTAATATAGGAAGCATAGATAGAATTAAAATTCTTAAAGAGGCTTGTGTGGAAAAACAAATACCCATAAGAATTGGTGTTAATTCTGGATCTTTAGAAAAAGATATTTTAGAAAAGTATGGTATGCCAACAGCAGAAGGATTAGTTGAAAGTGCACTCAGACATGTTAAAATTTTAGAGGATTTAGATTTTCATGAGATTGTCATATCAATAAAGTCATCTAATGTATCTATGATGATAGATTGTTATAGATTAATAGCTGGAAGATGTGATTATCCTCTTCATTTAGGAGTTACAGAAGCCGGAACTATTCAAAGAGGAACAATTAAATCAAGTATAGGAATTGGAACACTTCTTGCAGAAGGAATAGGAGATACTATAAGAGTATCGCTAACGACTGACCCAATTCATGAAATAAAGGTTGGGATTGAAATTTTAAAGACTCTTGGATTAAAGAAAAAAGGTGTTGAATTCGTATCTTGTCCCACTTGCGGAAGAACTCAAATAAATTTGATAAAGATTGCAGAAGAAGTTGAAAAAAGATTAGAAACTTACAAGAAAGATATAAAAGTTGCAGTTATGGGATGCGTTGTAAATGGACCGGGAGAAGCTAGAGAAGCTGATATTGGAATTGCTGGCGGCATCGGAGAAGGAATCATTTTTAAAAATGGCAAAGTTATAAAGAAGGTAAAAGAAGAAGACTTAGTTGATGCTCTTATGGAAGAAATAGATAAACTATAA
- the rnpM gene encoding RNase P modulator RnpM — translation MKVKKIPLRMCTGCMEMKPKKELIRIVKTPEEDVCVDLTGKKSGRGAYICKNIECFEKAFKTKRLSRNLEIPISEEIYDKLKDEVNNE, via the coding sequence ATGAAGGTTAAGAAAATTCCTTTAAGAATGTGCACAGGTTGCATGGAAATGAAACCAAAGAAAGAATTAATTAGAATAGTGAAAACTCCAGAAGAAGATGTTTGTGTCGATTTAACTGGTAAAAAATCGGGAAGAGGCGCATACATTTGCAAAAACATAGAATGCTTCGAAAAAGCATTTAAAACAAAAAGACTTAGTAGAAACTTGGAAATTCCTATAAGTGAAGAAATTTATGATAAACTAAAGGATGAAGTTAATAATGAATAA
- the rimP gene encoding ribosome maturation factor RimP: protein MKKNALIEKIEELIEPIISELLYELYYVEYIKENGEFYLRIYIDKKDDRISLDDCVAVSRRVSEILDVEDPIKDAYFLEVSSPGLNRGLYKEEHFKMVIGKEVLVKLTSSINETKSVKGILKDVLEDAIVIDAETEVKIPKDKIKFANLEGEI from the coding sequence TTGAAAAAGAATGCATTGATTGAAAAAATCGAAGAACTAATTGAACCTATTATTTCAGAATTATTGTATGAATTATATTATGTGGAATATATAAAGGAAAATGGAGAATTTTATTTAAGAATATATATAGATAAAAAAGATGATAGAATATCATTAGATGATTGTGTAGCAGTTTCAAGAAGAGTTAGTGAAATTTTAGATGTTGAAGATCCAATTAAGGATGCATATTTCTTAGAAGTTTCTTCACCAGGTCTTAATAGAGGCTTATATAAAGAAGAACATTTTAAAATGGTTATAGGAAAAGAAGTATTAGTTAAGCTTACTAGCTCAATTAATGAAACCAAAAGTGTAAAGGGAATATTAAAGGATGTTTTAGAAGACGCTATAGTAATAGACGCAGAAACAGAAGTTAAAATTCCAAAAGATAAAATAAAATTTGCAAATTTAGAAGGGGAAATATAG
- the frr gene encoding ribosome recycling factor: MIKEIIKNAEEKMKKTLSVLESDLSTMKAGRANPTMLDRIHVDYYGSMCPLSQVANVSAPEPRVLMITPWEKPLLKEIEKAILKSDLGLNPSNDGSIIRLVVPELTEETRKVLVKKVKKTGEDAKVAIRSIRKTANDKIKDLKKDSDFSEDQIKKAEDEIQKKTDAVVKQIDSIIATKEKSVLSV; encoded by the coding sequence ATGATTAAGGAAATCATTAAAAATGCAGAAGAAAAAATGAAAAAAACACTATCTGTGTTAGAGTCGGATCTATCAACAATGAAGGCAGGTAGAGCAAACCCAACAATGCTTGATAGAATTCATGTTGATTATTATGGAAGTATGTGTCCACTTAGCCAGGTGGCAAATGTTTCAGCTCCAGAACCAAGAGTACTTATGATAACACCATGGGAAAAACCTCTATTAAAAGAAATAGAAAAAGCTATCTTAAAATCAGATTTAGGTTTAAACCCTTCAAATGATGGTTCAATTATTAGATTAGTAGTACCAGAATTAACAGAAGAAACTAGAAAAGTTCTTGTTAAGAAAGTAAAGAAAACAGGAGAAGATGCTAAGGTAGCTATAAGATCAATTAGAAAAACCGCTAATGATAAAATTAAAGATTTAAAAAAAGATTCTGATTTCTCGGAAGATCAAATAAAAAAAGCTGAAGATGAGATTCAAAAGAAGACTGATGCAGTTGTAAAGCAAATAGATAGTATAATTGCGACAAAAGAAAAATCAGTACTATCAGTTTAA
- the pyrH gene encoding UMP kinase — translation MSDCKYKRVILKISGEALAGDSGFGLDFNVAKRIALEIKELVDMGVEVGTVVGGGNIWRGRSGEGMDRTTADYMGMMATCINALALQDSLEQVGVRTRVQTAIEMKEIAEPFIRRRAMRHLEKGRVVIFAAGTGNPYFSTDTTAALRAAEIEADVILLAKKVDGVYDKDPHKYPDAKKYDTLSYIEVLDQGLQVMDSTATSLCMDNGIPILVFGLDEPGNIKRAMYGENIGTLVTKK, via the coding sequence ATGTCAGATTGCAAATACAAGAGAGTAATTTTAAAGATTTCAGGTGAAGCATTAGCTGGAGATAGTGGATTTGGACTTGATTTTAATGTTGCTAAGAGAATAGCACTTGAAATTAAAGAATTAGTAGACATGGGTGTTGAAGTAGGAACTGTAGTTGGTGGCGGAAACATTTGGAGAGGCAGAAGTGGAGAAGGCATGGACAGAACTACTGCAGATTACATGGGAATGATGGCAACTTGTATAAATGCATTAGCGCTACAAGATTCTTTAGAACAAGTAGGTGTTAGAACTAGAGTACAAACTGCTATAGAAATGAAGGAAATTGCAGAACCATTCATAAGAAGAAGAGCAATGAGACACTTAGAAAAAGGAAGAGTTGTTATTTTTGCGGCTGGTACAGGAAATCCATATTTTTCAACAGATACTACTGCAGCACTTAGAGCTGCTGAAATTGAAGCAGATGTAATTCTTTTAGCTAAAAAGGTTGATGGCGTTTATGATAAAGATCCTCATAAGTACCCAGATGCTAAAAAATATGATACACTATCATATATAGAAGTATTAGACCAAGGATTACAAGTTATGGATTCTACAGCAACTTCATTATGTATGGATAATGGAATTCCAATTCTTGTATTTGGATTAGATGAACCAGGAAATATTAAAAGAGCAATGTATGGAGAGAATATTGGTACATTAGTAACAAAGAAATAG
- a CDS encoding M50 family metallopeptidase, whose product MAILAFGVLIIVHELGHFTLAKLNGVRVEEFSIGMGPNVFSKQGKETKYSLRLFPIGGYVKMMGEEEAVEDERSFSAKSPLRRISIIIAGVIMNYLLAIAIFTTITYNFGYRPTIAGNIENASPAYEAGLMNGDKILKIANSKVFSFDDIMADIYLSKGETINFLVDRNGDKKDIAITPKLNDEGQYKIGMGFAEKVENPSMGTSFKQSLNQTASLVSQTFKGLKMIFTGKANLKTDVGGPVTIIKMSAATAESGIWNLVYFVGFLSVNLAVFNLLPFPALDGGWCVILLIELITRRKVPDKIVEKLNYAGFAALIGLMILVTIKDFVFPVNIK is encoded by the coding sequence ATGGCTATATTAGCCTTTGGAGTTTTAATAATCGTTCATGAACTGGGGCATTTTACATTAGCAAAACTAAATGGTGTTAGGGTTGAAGAATTTTCTATTGGAATGGGCCCAAATGTTTTTTCAAAACAAGGAAAAGAAACGAAATATTCTTTGAGACTTTTCCCAATAGGTGGATATGTAAAAATGATGGGAGAAGAAGAGGCTGTTGAAGATGAAAGAAGTTTTTCTGCTAAATCTCCTTTAAGAAGAATAAGCATAATTATAGCTGGAGTTATTATGAATTATTTATTGGCAATAGCTATATTTACTACAATAACATACAATTTTGGATATAGACCAACAATTGCTGGTAACATAGAAAATGCATCACCTGCATATGAAGCAGGACTGATGAACGGTGATAAGATTTTAAAAATAGCAAATTCTAAAGTTTTTTCATTTGATGATATAATGGCTGATATATATTTATCAAAGGGGGAAACAATAAATTTTTTAGTTGATAGAAATGGTGACAAGAAAGATATAGCTATAACGCCTAAACTTAATGATGAAGGTCAATATAAAATAGGAATGGGTTTTGCTGAAAAAGTAGAAAACCCAAGTATGGGAACTAGTTTTAAGCAAAGTTTAAATCAAACAGCATCATTGGTGTCTCAAACTTTTAAAGGGCTTAAAATGATATTTACTGGGAAAGCAAACCTTAAAACCGATGTGGGTGGACCTGTTACAATAATTAAAATGTCAGCAGCAACTGCAGAATCAGGGATTTGGAATTTAGTCTATTTTGTTGGATTTTTAAGCGTAAATTTAGCAGTATTTAATTTATTACCTTTTCCAGCATTAGATGGTGGTTGGTGTGTAATATTATTAATTGAATTAATAACTAGAAGAAAAGTCCCAGATAAGATAGTTGAAAAATTAAATTATGCTGGATTTGCAGCGCTTATAGGACTTATGATATTAGTAACTATAAAAGATTTTGTATTTCCAGTCAACATTAAATAA
- a CDS encoding AI-2E family transporter, with the protein MKNIFKTYKKLFSLLLCFIFIVIGTFFIKYYFKPFLFMILMTIICTPIYIIMLKLKISNKIAGVLSIIIVNIIIILIGIYLGSEIISVVRKLYLTNLDVINKLIQDISIALNIDFQNLKIGRSVISIINDQNIRRGAVSTGESILAYFIGNICTFFVLIDKQRILELISMLFPKDIMLKFKNQKENFIQMIVIEGILVLITTLEIIIGFVILKIPNFFTLGVICGILDILPYVGTIIVFIPIIIYNIVMKNFLCAFGLICLYILVQIVREILEAKFLGDKLEIHPLVILLSIYIGVEVFGILGILVGPMYSILAKEIIYSTD; encoded by the coding sequence GTGAAGAATATTTTTAAAACATATAAAAAACTTTTTTCGCTTTTGTTATGCTTTATATTTATAGTAATAGGTACGTTTTTTATAAAATATTATTTTAAACCTTTTTTATTTATGATTCTAATGACTATAATTTGCACACCTATATATATAATTATGCTCAAATTAAAAATATCAAATAAAATTGCAGGTGTTTTAAGTATAATAATTGTTAATATTATTATAATTCTTATAGGAATATATTTAGGAAGCGAAATTATTAGTGTAGTTAGAAAGTTATATCTAACAAATTTGGATGTGATAAATAAATTAATTCAGGATATTTCTATTGCACTAAATATAGACTTTCAAAATTTAAAAATTGGGAGAAGTGTAATTTCTATAATTAATGACCAAAATATAAGAAGAGGAGCAGTAAGTACTGGAGAAAGTATTCTAGCTTATTTTATAGGGAATATATGTACATTTTTTGTATTAATTGATAAGCAAAGAATATTAGAATTAATTTCAATGTTATTTCCGAAAGATATAATGCTAAAATTTAAAAATCAAAAGGAAAATTTTATTCAAATGATTGTAATAGAAGGAATATTAGTGCTAATTACAACTCTAGAAATTATAATTGGATTTGTTATACTTAAAATTCCTAATTTTTTTACTCTTGGTGTGATATGCGGTATTTTAGATATTTTGCCATACGTTGGAACTATAATTGTATTTATTCCGATTATAATATACAATATTGTAATGAAGAATTTTCTTTGTGCATTTGGGCTTATATGTTTATATATATTAGTGCAAATCGTTAGGGAGATATTAGAGGCTAAATTTTTAGGTGACAAATTAGAGATTCATCCTCTTGTCATATTATTATCTATATATATTGGAGTGGAGGTCTTTGGTATTTTAGGAATATTAGTTGGACCGATGTATAGTATTTTAGCAAAAGAAATAATTTATAGCACAGATTAA